The proteins below are encoded in one region of Pacificitalea manganoxidans:
- a CDS encoding ABC transporter ATP-binding protein translates to MDPIREPILRVESLTKSYDGFLAVNDVSFDVAPGELKALIGPNGAGKSTCFNMLMGQLKPTRGTVTFDGRAITGLKPRQIWRLGVGRTFQITGTYQSMSVIENVQMALISHHRRIFSVAPYAWKLYRDEAMEFLATVGMEAQADRPCSILAYGDLKRLELAIALTHRPRLLLMDEPTAGMAPSARIELMQLTADIVREQGVSVLFTEHDMDVVFAHAHHIMVLNRGQLIADGDAAAVRANPQVQEVYLGGGTLFKEADHA, encoded by the coding sequence ATGGACCCTATCCGTGAACCGATCCTGCGGGTCGAGTCTCTGACCAAATCCTATGACGGCTTTCTGGCCGTCAACGACGTCTCCTTTGACGTGGCCCCGGGGGAGTTGAAGGCGCTGATCGGCCCGAATGGCGCAGGCAAATCGACCTGCTTCAACATGCTGATGGGGCAGTTGAAGCCGACACGCGGCACCGTGACCTTCGACGGGCGCGCGATCACCGGGCTGAAGCCCCGGCAGATCTGGCGTCTGGGGGTGGGGCGCACGTTCCAGATAACCGGCACCTATCAGTCCATGTCGGTGATCGAGAATGTGCAGATGGCGCTGATCTCTCACCACCGGCGGATATTTTCGGTGGCCCCTTATGCGTGGAAGCTCTACCGCGACGAGGCGATGGAATTCCTCGCCACCGTGGGGATGGAGGCGCAGGCCGACCGGCCCTGTTCGATCCTCGCCTATGGCGATCTGAAACGGCTGGAACTGGCCATCGCGCTGACCCATCGGCCCCGGCTGCTTTTGATGGACGAACCCACCGCCGGCATGGCGCCCTCCGCCCGGATCGAACTGATGCAACTGACCGCCGATATCGTGCGCGAACAGGGCGTCAGCGTTCTGTTCACCGAACACGACATGGATGTCGTGTTTGCCCATGCCCATCACATCATGGTGCTGAATCGCGGCCAGTTGATCGCCGATGGCGACGCGGCGGCGGTGCGCGCCAATCCACAGGTGCAAGAGGTCTATCTGGGCGGTGGAACATTGTTCAAGGAGGCCGATCATGCTTGA
- a CDS encoding ABC transporter permease, producing MAFFFAQLLTGLANAAALFLVASGLSLIFGVTRIVNFAHGSFYMLGAYIGITFMDVLPGHVGFWGAILLSGLAVGLIGALVEIVVLRPIYKAPELFQLVATFGVILVIQDLALMIFGAEDKLGPRAPGLRGVWRIFGEPIPKYDIVLIAITPVILLALWWLITRTRLGVLVRAATQDREMVGALGVNQAWLFTGVFALGSALAGLGGAIQLPKGGADLLMDFNIIGSVFVVVVIGGMGSLPGAFIAAVLISVLNVFGVAYLPQSTLVLMFVVMAIVLIIRPYGLLGREEVAGEHGQVGRPEEPIRPYGLTGRLVIAALLAALALLPLIAEPFVLILLTDIIIFALFAASLHFILGTGGLVSFGHAAFFGGGAYAAALLVYWTDTPMELAFLFAPLAAGLLALMIGWFCIRLSGVYFAMLTLAFSQLVWSLAFQWRQVTRGDDGLINIWPADWLSGTTTYYLFTLIIGAGGIIALRHVIHAPFGYALRAGRDSPRQAEAMGIDVKKVQFMAFALAGVMAGLAGGLFVFAKGSIFPNELEIEKSFDALIVVFLGGVKTLAGGVVGATFLATVEDWLTRLEYWRLILGVVIIAVVILFPEGIVGTTRRVAARVGLIKSREEA from the coding sequence ATGGCATTCTTTTTCGCACAGCTCCTGACCGGGCTCGCCAATGCGGCTGCGCTGTTCCTCGTGGCCTCCGGCCTGTCGCTGATCTTCGGCGTCACCCGGATCGTCAATTTCGCGCATGGCTCTTTCTACATGCTCGGTGCCTATATCGGCATCACCTTCATGGATGTGCTGCCCGGCCATGTCGGCTTCTGGGGCGCGATCCTGTTGTCGGGTCTGGCGGTCGGGCTGATCGGCGCACTGGTCGAAATCGTGGTGCTGCGCCCGATCTACAAGGCGCCGGAGCTGTTCCAGCTTGTCGCCACATTCGGCGTGATCCTCGTCATTCAGGATCTGGCGCTGATGATTTTCGGCGCGGAGGATAAGCTCGGTCCCCGCGCGCCTGGCCTGCGTGGCGTCTGGCGAATCTTTGGCGAGCCGATCCCGAAATACGATATCGTCCTCATTGCCATCACTCCGGTGATCCTGCTGGCGCTTTGGTGGCTCATCACCCGCACCCGGCTGGGCGTTCTGGTCCGCGCGGCGACGCAGGACCGCGAGATGGTCGGCGCGCTCGGCGTCAATCAGGCGTGGCTCTTCACTGGGGTCTTCGCGCTTGGCTCCGCGCTGGCGGGTCTGGGCGGCGCGATCCAGCTGCCCAAGGGCGGCGCTGATTTGTTGATGGATTTCAATATCATCGGCTCGGTCTTTGTCGTCGTGGTGATCGGTGGGATGGGCTCGTTGCCCGGTGCGTTCATCGCGGCGGTGCTGATCTCTGTGCTCAATGTGTTCGGCGTGGCCTACCTGCCGCAATCGACGCTGGTGCTGATGTTCGTGGTGATGGCGATCGTGCTCATCATCCGCCCCTACGGCCTGCTGGGCCGCGAGGAGGTTGCGGGCGAACACGGGCAGGTTGGCCGCCCCGAAGAACCCATTCGCCCCTACGGGCTGACCGGGCGGCTGGTGATCGCGGCGCTGCTGGCGGCGCTGGCGCTGCTGCCACTCATCGCCGAGCCCTTCGTTCTGATCCTGCTGACCGACATCATCATATTCGCCCTGTTCGCGGCCTCGCTGCATTTCATCCTCGGCACCGGCGGGCTGGTGAGTTTCGGCCATGCCGCATTCTTTGGGGGCGGGGCCTATGCGGCGGCGCTGCTGGTCTACTGGACCGACACGCCGATGGAACTGGCGTTCCTCTTTGCGCCGCTCGCCGCCGGGCTGCTGGCGCTGATGATCGGCTGGTTCTGCATCCGGCTGTCGGGGGTCTATTTCGCGATGCTGACGCTGGCCTTCAGCCAATTGGTCTGGTCGCTGGCGTTTCAGTGGCGGCAGGTCACGCGCGGCGATGACGGGCTGATCAACATCTGGCCCGCCGACTGGCTGTCGGGAACCACGACCTATTACCTGTTCACGCTGATCATCGGGGCAGGCGGCATCATCGCGCTGCGGCATGTCATCCACGCGCCGTTCGGCTACGCCCTGCGCGCCGGGCGCGACAGCCCGCGTCAGGCCGAAGCAATGGGCATCGACGTCAAGAAGGTGCAGTTCATGGCCTTCGCGCTGGCAGGCGTGATGGCCGGTCTGGCGGGCGGGCTCTTCGTCTTTGCCAAGGGCTCGATCTTCCCCAACGAGCTGGAGATCGAGAAAAGCTTCGACGCGTTGATCGTGGTCTTCCTTGGCGGGGTGAAAACGCTTGCGGGCGGGGTCGTTGGCGCGACCTTCCTCGCCACGGTGGAGGATTGGCTGACGCGGCTGGAATACTGGCGTCTGATCCTTGGCGTCGTCATCATCGCCGTGGTGATCCTCTTCCCCGAAGGCATCGTCGGCACCACCCGCCGCGTCGCGGCGCGGGTCGGGCTTATTAAATCGCGCGAGGAGGCCTGA
- a CDS encoding ABC transporter substrate-binding protein yields MKKLRILAAAGAAAAALSVAAPAAFAQAAEGEPVKIGEINHFKRLAAFADPYRKGIELAVDEINAEGGVMGRPLEFIFRDDQGDPGEAVKIAEELMTREGAVMLTGSILSNVGLAISSFAAEKGYLYLASEPLADTLIWSSGNPYTYRLRTSTWVQAAMLAEEAAKTDAVTYATIAPNYAYGTDAVAAFKENLKRLKPEVEFVAEQWPALFNIDAGAEVQAIERAKPDAIFNVTFGTDLAKFVRQGTDRGLFDGRDVYGLLTGEPEYLDPLGEEAPVGWYVTGYPWYDLGDDNGGAFVAAYQDATGEDPKLGSLVGYMTAQTVGALINAAGSTDTDALLAAFEDLDVPGTPVGDISYRAIDNQSTLGAYVGTIDLRDGKGVMVDWEYKEPGSYMPTDAEVSDMRPAE; encoded by the coding sequence ATGAAGAAGCTACGCATACTGGCTGCCGCCGGTGCCGCCGCCGCGGCGCTGTCCGTTGCGGCCCCCGCAGCGTTTGCCCAAGCCGCCGAGGGCGAGCCGGTGAAGATCGGGGAAATCAATCATTTCAAACGTCTGGCGGCTTTTGCTGATCCTTACCGTAAAGGGATCGAACTTGCCGTGGACGAAATCAACGCCGAGGGCGGCGTGATGGGACGGCCGCTGGAATTCATCTTCCGCGACGATCAGGGCGATCCGGGCGAAGCGGTGAAAATCGCCGAGGAACTGATGACCCGCGAAGGCGCGGTGATGCTGACCGGCTCGATCCTGTCGAATGTCGGGCTCGCCATCAGCTCCTTCGCCGCCGAGAAGGGCTATCTCTACCTCGCGTCCGAGCCGCTGGCCGATACGCTGATCTGGTCCTCGGGCAATCCCTACACCTACCGGCTGCGCACCTCGACATGGGTGCAGGCGGCGATGCTGGCGGAAGAGGCGGCCAAGACCGATGCCGTCACCTATGCCACCATCGCGCCCAACTATGCCTATGGCACCGATGCGGTCGCGGCCTTCAAGGAAAACCTCAAGCGGCTGAAGCCCGAGGTCGAATTCGTCGCCGAACAGTGGCCTGCGCTGTTCAACATCGATGCCGGGGCCGAGGTGCAGGCCATCGAGCGTGCCAAGCCCGACGCCATTTTCAACGTCACCTTCGGCACCGATTTGGCGAAATTCGTCCGTCAGGGCACTGATCGCGGTCTGTTCGACGGGCGCGACGTCTATGGCCTGCTGACCGGCGAGCCGGAATACCTCGATCCGCTGGGCGAAGAAGCTCCGGTCGGTTGGTATGTCACGGGCTATCCCTGGTATGATCTGGGCGACGACAATGGCGGCGCATTCGTCGCGGCCTATCAGGACGCCACGGGCGAAGACCCCAAGCTGGGCTCGCTGGTGGGCTACATGACCGCGCAGACCGTGGGTGCGCTCATCAATGCCGCCGGGTCCACCGACACCGATGCGCTGCTGGCCGCGTTCGAGGATCTCGACGTGCCGGGAACGCCCGTGGGCGACATCTCCTACCGGGCGATCGACAACCAGTCGACGCTGGGGGCCTATGTCGGCACCATCGACCTGCGCGATGGCAAAGGCGTGATGGTTGACTGGGAATATAAGGAGCCCGGCAGCTACATGCCCACCGACGCCGAAGTGTCGGACATGCGCCCGGCGGAATAA
- a CDS encoding amino acid synthesis family protein yields MRAAAEMGARARDLGIRKLVTQVERTEREMGQAVTPPAIRALAAAVIANPFAGRFEPDLTPLIDTGAALGEVLARAALDALGCAPEAVQGYGKSAMVGEDGEWEHAAALLHPSMGAPLRAVIGGGRALIPSTKRMGGPGQVLDLPLGHKDAAYVRSHFDGMEVRMSDAPRAGEILVAVGLSLTGRPLARVGGLRHDEITGEDGLR; encoded by the coding sequence ATGCGCGCGGCGGCGGAGATGGGCGCACGGGCGCGCGATCTGGGCATCAGGAAACTGGTCACGCAGGTCGAGCGGACGGAACGCGAAATGGGGCAGGCGGTCACCCCGCCCGCCATCCGCGCGCTGGCCGCTGCCGTCATCGCCAACCCGTTCGCCGGACGTTTCGAGCCGGACCTGACGCCGCTGATCGACACCGGCGCGGCGCTGGGGGAGGTGCTGGCCCGCGCGGCGCTCGACGCGCTGGGATGCGCACCGGAGGCAGTGCAGGGCTATGGCAAATCCGCAATGGTGGGCGAAGACGGCGAATGGGAACATGCCGCCGCGCTGCTGCACCCGTCGATGGGCGCGCCTTTGCGGGCGGTGATCGGTGGCGGGCGCGCGCTGATCCCCTCGACCAAGCGGATGGGAGGTCCGGGGCAGGTGCTCGATCTGCCCTTGGGCCACAAAGACGCGGCCTATGTGCGGTCGCATTTCGACGGGATGGAGGTGCGGATGTCCGACGCCCCGCGCGCGGGCGAAATCCTCGTCGCTGTGGGGCTGTCGCTGACCGGGCGGCCCTTGGCGCGCGTGGGCGGCCTGCGACACGATGAGATCACCGGCGAGGATGGATTGCGCTAG
- a CDS encoding amino acid synthesis family protein, with protein sequence MPEIVLRKSAIITETTFHEGGPAPEVPLRRAAAMSVIANPYAGRYHAEIAPFMEDLKPLGVQMAKDLIDALGGDAGAIEGYGKGAIIGTNGELEHGALWHVPGGYAMRELMPASAAIVPSTKKIGGPGTRLDVPLTHANASYVRSHFDAMEVGLPDGPKADELLLVLVMSTGSRIHARVGGLKSSEVEGKDGLR encoded by the coding sequence TTGCCTGAGATCGTGCTGCGGAAATCCGCGATCATCACCGAAACCACCTTCCACGAGGGCGGTCCCGCGCCGGAGGTGCCGCTGCGCCGCGCCGCCGCGATGTCGGTGATCGCCAACCCCTATGCCGGGCGCTACCACGCGGAGATCGCCCCCTTCATGGAGGATCTGAAGCCGCTGGGCGTCCAGATGGCCAAGGATCTGATCGACGCGCTCGGCGGCGATGCGGGCGCGATCGAAGGCTACGGCAAGGGCGCGATCATCGGCACCAATGGCGAGCTGGAACACGGCGCGCTGTGGCATGTGCCCGGCGGCTATGCGATGCGCGAATTGATGCCCGCCTCTGCCGCCATCGTGCCGTCGACCAAGAAGATCGGCGGCCCCGGCACCCGGCTCGACGTGCCGCTGACCCATGCCAACGCGTCCTATGTGCGGTCGCATTTCGACGCGATGGAGGTCGGCCTGCCCGATGGTCCGAAGGCCGATGAATTGCTGCTGGTGCTGGTCATGTCGACCGGCTCGCGCATCCATGCCCGCGTCGGCGGTCTCAAATCCTCCGAGGTCGAGGGCAAGGACGGGCTGCGCTGA
- a CDS encoding UPF0280 family protein gives MNGPAAFVEAPRALRSRDGRRLRLLHGPIDAIFVADGPEAAVRAAQRRVATAFRDVLTPLAQELPRLRTATGPMPMGPIAQAMVRATARFLFVTPMAAVAGAVADHLLAAALSPDHGLTRAHVNNGGDIALWLDRGQGFDVAICEDPAQPRAGGMARIAHGSGIGGVATSGWQGRSHSLGIADAVTVLARDAAHADAAATLIANAVDLPGHPAITRVPAHLLSPDSDLGARAVTTAVGPLAAQDIACALAAGLEQARAMRGAGLIVDACLALAGERRMLSDIHEEELSLA, from the coding sequence ATGAACGGCCCTGCCGCCTTCGTGGAGGCGCCGCGCGCGCTGCGCTCCCGCGATGGGCGGCGCTTGCGGCTGCTGCACGGTCCGATTGACGCGATCTTCGTGGCCGATGGGCCGGAGGCGGCGGTGCGGGCCGCTCAGCGCCGGGTCGCCACGGCATTTCGCGATGTGCTGACCCCGCTGGCGCAGGAATTGCCGCGCCTGCGGACGGCCACAGGCCCAATGCCCATGGGACCGATTGCGCAGGCGATGGTGCGCGCGACGGCCCGGTTCCTGTTCGTGACGCCGATGGCCGCCGTGGCGGGGGCGGTCGCCGATCACCTGCTGGCCGCCGCGCTCAGCCCCGATCACGGGCTGACGCGAGCCCATGTGAACAATGGCGGCGATATCGCGCTATGGCTGGACCGGGGGCAGGGCTTTGACGTGGCGATTTGCGAAGATCCCGCACAGCCCCGCGCCGGCGGTATGGCGCGCATCGCCCATGGCAGCGGCATCGGTGGCGTTGCCACATCCGGCTGGCAGGGGCGGTCGCATTCCCTGGGCATCGCCGATGCGGTGACGGTGCTGGCACGGGACGCGGCCCATGCGGATGCCGCCGCAACCCTGATCGCCAATGCCGTCGATCTGCCCGGTCATCCCGCGATCACCCGTGTGCCCGCGCATCTGCTGTCGCCCGACAGTGATCTGGGCGCGCGAGCCGTCACCACCGCCGTCGGGCCCTTGGCGGCGCAGGACATCGCCTGCGCGCTGGCTGCCGGGCTGGAGCAGGCGCGCGCCATGCGCGGCGCCGGGCTTATCGTCGATGCCTGTCTTGCGCTGGCGGGCGAACGGCGCATGCTGAGCGACATTCATGAGGAGGAGCTATCCCTTGCCTGA
- a CDS encoding 6-hydroxynicotinate reductase: MCYIAEGRSGACDRYANEDGQLVRLDPLTIIENRESAGGEGDLVPFLDREWDGDLITGEEHFVTAVGAGTTYPDYKPAPFIVASEYRGADMVTIVTEGIFSYCGAKVKIDTDRHLGPECAPVRVDGEPIGHVTTSEYGSQMLSLGGVHHLTGGSKKEGRITCASLLALCNGAAIDVTIDGGADLTIAAGQAPIVNGQREERMRVGCGSATVGMFAAQWQGLVDEVVVVDDHITGVMSEHQAGKVIGWEPTGIKILGRRSTPGRYFQVAEPGTGWGGTDLTDPLTILGDWNPKQARPGMTLLMVSTTGENAAYYELNDDLIPVQQDMPDRLRPSVARIEENCEPALTSVLFMAGAGGSLRSGVTENPVRLTRSVQSALTRVTVGGAPVLMWPGGGITFMADVTQMPKNAFGYVPTPALVAPIEFTMSAADYAALGGHMDYVVPLAEALKGMPGRQSDHVLSGRRTVARQQRAPWPVEGGTPRTPKVAE; this comes from the coding sequence ATGTGCTACATCGCCGAGGGCCGCTCCGGCGCGTGCGACCGCTATGCCAACGAGGATGGGCAATTGGTGCGGCTCGACCCGCTCACCATCATCGAAAATCGCGAAAGCGCGGGCGGCGAGGGGGATCTGGTGCCGTTTCTGGACCGCGAATGGGATGGCGACCTGATCACCGGAGAGGAACATTTCGTCACCGCTGTCGGGGCTGGCACGACCTATCCCGATTATAAGCCCGCGCCCTTCATCGTCGCATCGGAATATCGCGGGGCCGATATGGTCACCATCGTGACTGAGGGCATTTTCAGCTATTGCGGCGCCAAGGTGAAAATCGACACCGACCGGCATCTGGGCCCCGAATGCGCCCCGGTGCGGGTGGATGGCGAACCCATCGGCCATGTCACCACGTCCGAATATGGCAGTCAGATGCTGTCGCTCGGCGGGGTGCATCACCTCACCGGCGGCTCGAAGAAAGAAGGCCGCATCACCTGTGCGTCGCTGCTGGCGCTGTGCAATGGCGCGGCGATCGACGTCACCATCGACGGCGGCGCGGATCTGACCATCGCGGCGGGGCAGGCGCCCATCGTCAACGGCCAGCGCGAAGAACGCATGCGGGTCGGTTGCGGCTCCGCCACCGTGGGGATGTTCGCCGCGCAGTGGCAGGGGCTGGTGGACGAGGTGGTGGTGGTCGATGACCACATCACTGGCGTCATGTCCGAGCATCAGGCGGGCAAGGTCATCGGATGGGAGCCGACCGGCATCAAGATCCTTGGCCGCCGCTCCACGCCCGGACGCTATTTTCAGGTGGCCGAGCCCGGCACCGGCTGGGGCGGCACCGATCTGACCGATCCGCTGACCATCCTTGGCGACTGGAACCCGAAACAGGCGCGTCCGGGCATGACGCTGCTGATGGTGTCGACCACGGGCGAGAACGCCGCCTATTACGAGCTGAACGACGACCTGATCCCGGTGCAGCAGGATATGCCCGACCGGCTGCGCCCCTCCGTTGCGCGGATCGAGGAGAATTGCGAACCGGCGCTGACCTCGGTGCTGTTCATGGCGGGGGCAGGCGGCTCGCTGCGCTCCGGCGTGACCGAAAATCCGGTGCGGTTGACCCGGTCGGTGCAATCGGCCCTGACCCGCGTGACAGTGGGCGGCGCGCCGGTGCTGATGTGGCCCGGCGGTGGCATCACCTTCATGGCCGATGTGACGCAGATGCCGAAAAACGCCTTTGGCTATGTGCCGACGCCTGCATTGGTCGCGCCCATCGAATTCACCATGTCCGCAGCCGATTACGCCGCGCTTGGCGGGCATATGGATTATGTCGTTCCGCTGGCGGAGGCGCTGAAGGGCATGCCGGGGCGTCAGTCCGACCATGTGCTGTCGGGGCGTCGCACGGTGGCCCGGCAGCAGCGCGCGCCTTGGCCGGTCGAGGGCGGCACCCCGCGCACGCCCAAGGTCGCCGAATGA
- a CDS encoding FAD binding domain-containing protein — protein MTLHRPQTLDAALELAARGLPILAGGTDLYPALRDGPAPDAMLDLTAVAGLRGIALDAGHWRIGAATTWTDIIRAGLPPQFAGLVAAAREVGSVQIQNTATVAGNLCNASPAADGVPPLLTLDAEVELAGRDGLRRLPLARFITGVRRTARDPGEIVTAIHIPDRPTARAGFVKLGARRYLVISIAMTAVLIETEGEVITRAAVAVGACSPVAQRLATLETALTGARMADMPEICADTPLPELTPIDDIRASAAYRITAPRTLIARALTQALSTPDAE, from the coding sequence ATGACCCTGCATCGCCCGCAGACGCTCGACGCCGCGCTGGAGCTTGCGGCGCGCGGCCTGCCCATATTGGCCGGGGGGACGGATCTCTATCCTGCCCTGCGCGACGGCCCTGCCCCCGATGCCATGCTGGACCTGACCGCCGTGGCCGGGTTGCGCGGCATTGCGCTGGACGCAGGTCACTGGCGGATCGGGGCGGCGACGACATGGACCGACATCATCCGCGCTGGTCTGCCGCCGCAATTCGCCGGGCTGGTGGCCGCCGCGCGGGAAGTAGGCTCGGTGCAGATCCAGAACACCGCGACCGTCGCCGGAAACCTGTGCAATGCCTCCCCCGCCGCCGATGGGGTGCCGCCGCTGCTGACGCTGGATGCGGAAGTGGAATTGGCGGGGCGTGACGGGCTGCGGCGGCTGCCTCTCGCGAGGTTCATCACCGGCGTGCGGCGCACCGCGCGCGATCCCGGCGAAATCGTCACCGCCATCCACATCCCCGACCGTCCCACCGCGCGCGCAGGCTTCGTCAAGCTGGGCGCGCGCAGGTATCTGGTGATCTCCATCGCGATGACCGCCGTGCTGATCGAGACGGAGGGGGAGGTCATCACCCGCGCGGCGGTGGCCGTGGGCGCCTGTTCGCCCGTGGCGCAGCGGCTTGCGACGCTGGAGACGGCGCTGACGGGCGCACGAATGGCCGATATGCCTGAGATCTGCGCCGACACGCCATTGCCGGAACTGACACCCATCGACGACATCCGCGCCAGCGCCGCCTACCGCATCACCGCGCCGCGCACCCTGATCGCGCGCGCGCTGACGCAGGCCCTTTCCACCCCGGACGCGGAGTAG